A DNA window from Bos mutus isolate GX-2022 chromosome 11, NWIPB_WYAK_1.1, whole genome shotgun sequence contains the following coding sequences:
- the LYG2 gene encoding lysozyme g-like protein 2, giving the protein MLSFALFGGLFVLIGTSRGSHSFTHTMSPRLHFRLYHGCYGDVMIMETPGIPCDNTRMIACGIRGSEMFAEMDLKALQSYQILIKEIGLRHCVDPALIAAIISRESHGGTILLDGWDHTGLKFGLMQLDKKIHHPVGTWDGKEHLLQAVGILTDSIKAIQKKFPSWSVAQHLKGGLSAFKSGTEAIATSADIQADYVNDVLARAKFYKKRGF; this is encoded by the exons ATGCTATCTTTTGCCCTGTTTGGGGGCCTATTTGTCCTCATTG GCACTTCTAGGGGCTCACACTCCTTCACTCACACAATGAGTCCTCGCCTGCACTTCCGCCTGTACCATGGCTGCTACGGAGACGTCATGATCATGGAGACCCCTGGTATCCCCTGTGATAACACCAGGATGATTGCCTGCG GCATCCGTGGTTCTGAGATGTTTGCTGAGATGGATTTGAAGGCCTTACAGTCTTACCAAATTCTGATCAAAGAAATTGGACTACGGCACTGCGTGGACCCTGCTCTCATTGCAGCCATCATCTCTAGAGAAAGCCACGGTGGAACCATCCTGCTGGATGGCTGGGACCACACAGGACTTAAATTTGGCCTGATGCAG CTTGATAAAAAAATTCATCATCCTGTTGGTACCTGGGATGGCAAAGAACACCTTTTGCAGGCTGTTGGGATTCTCACAGACAGTATTAAGGCAATCCAGAAAAAATTCCCCAGCTGGAGTGTGGCTCAACACCTCAAAG GTGGTCTCTCAGCCTTCAAGTCAGGAACTGAAGCCATTGCCACCTCCGCAGACATACAGGCTGACTATGTCAATGATGTTTTAGCCCGAGCTAAGTTCTATAAGAAGCGCGGCTTCTAG